The region ACACCGGCGTGCCGTCTTCGCGAAACAATATATTGTCGGGCTTCACGTCCCGGTGGATGAAGCCCTTGCCATGGGCGTAATCCAGGGCGGAGGCCAGACCGGTAAAGATTTTCAGGGCCTGGTCCGAATTCAGAGAACCCTGCTTTATGCGATCCGACAAACTGCCGCCAGGCAGGTATTCCATGATGATGTAATGGCTGAGTTCATCCCGCCCCACGTCGTAAATATCAACGATGTGGGGGTGTTTAAACCCGGCCGCGGTGCGCGCCTCGCGCAGGAAACGGTGGGCAAGGCTCTCATCCCTGAAAAGGGCGGGAAGCAGGACCTTTATGGCCACCCGCCGCTCCAGGTTCTCCTGGACGGCCAGGTAGACGTCGGCCATGCCGCCCTTGCCCAATTCTTCTTCGATGCGGTAACCCGGTATCTGCGGTTCAGGTGTCATGACACATCTCCAATAAGAAAAAGCGGCCGGAGCGAATCGCGTGGCCGGCCTTGGGCACTGAATAAACGGGGGATCAGCGGCGGCGTCGCTGGATCACCACGGTTACCAGGACGAGCAAGAGCAAAATAACCGCGCCGCCAAGGGCCAACAGAGTGCGGCGGCGTTTTTGCTCAGCCCGCTCCCGCGCCTGCTGCTGTTGACGCTGCTGTTGCGCCAGGGAACGCCTCCCGGCTTCGATCTCACGCAGTTTTTCCGTGGGGATACGGGACTCTTTGGCGGACAGGTAGGAGCGGCTGCCGACAATGATTTCCTCACCCCTGGGAATCTCGATGCGGACCTCGTGCCAGGCATCATCCATGGCAAAGGGTGTCTCGTAGGTTACCACCAGGCGGGCGTGAAGCAGGGTGGAAATGGTGGTATAGATCTCTACCA is a window of Candidatus Aminicenantes bacterium DNA encoding:
- a CDS encoding serine/threonine protein kinase, translating into MTPEPQIPGYRIEEELGKGGMADVYLAVQENLERRVAIKVLLPALFRDESLAHRFLREARTAAGFKHPHIVDIYDVGRDELSHYIIMEYLPGGSLSDRIKQGSLNSDQALKIFTGLASALDYAHGKGFIHRDVKPDNILFREDGTPV